TTACATATGATATCGGAAGCTCTTTCAGAAATCAATCATTTTCAACCAAATCTAATCATTAACATTCAATTTCGGTCATAAAATATACAAAAAAATCCGGCCACCTAATAGTAGGTGAACCGGATTTAGAAATTTTTATATAACCTGCTCTCGAAGCCATTCACTAATAACAGACTCCAAATCTTCAGATGTCCACAATGTAATAACAGCCTCTTTGTTGCGCTTCTTTACATAGTCCTGCACAAAGCATGTTCCTAAGTAATAGCCTAAACGATTGAAGCCAAAATAGCTTCCACCAGACAGTCGGAACCATTCCCGCTCTTTGTCAAAACTCCACTGTCCCGCATCCTCCAAGAAACGTTCCGCTATCTTCCTATGATTCTCTTTACAAAATTGAAGCCATTCGTCCCCTTCGTCATCATAGGAAAAATAAATAGATTCGTTTTGACCGGAATTGGCTGTTAGCATGGATAAATAGGTCGCGATTCCCTCACGATATAATGAAGTTACACCATGCTCCCAATCTACCTCCGACCACTTGATCCCTGCCTGATCACTCAAATAGTTGTGATAAATGTGGCCAATTTCATGAGCAACAATCACCTCAAGGTGGGCGGGGTCACTAGAAAGTTTTTCAATGGCAAAGTAGACATCTCCAATGATTTTTCTTTCAACAAATGCATTGGAACCGTAGCCTCCTACAAAAATATGAAAATTAAGGTCTAATTTTGTTCCAAAAAGGACTTTAAACCGGTCCATGACGCTCTCGATTATAGTAGGCAACCGGTTTGCAACCAGCTTTAGCTCTTCTATTTGTGATGGATATCTTTCAATCGCAGCTGTCAAACGTTCTTCCGTTTTCGGGCAATGATACTGAAAATACTCTTTAAAAATATCAGGATATTGAGCATAGTAGGTGTCTAAATCCTGTAAAGATAAGCAATCTACTTCCTTATACAGTTCAAAAAAGGAATCGGCTGCGTTTTGAAT
The window above is part of the Bacillus carboniphilus genome. Proteins encoded here:
- a CDS encoding DUF5700 domain-containing putative Zn-dependent protease; its protein translation is MHIQNAADSFFELYKEVDCLSLQDLDTYYAQYPDIFKEYFQYHCPKTEERLTAAIERYPSQIEELKLVANRLPTIIESVMDRFKVLFGTKLDLNFHIFVGGYGSNAFVERKIIGDVYFAIEKLSSDPAHLEVIVAHEIGHIYHNYLSDQAGIKWSEVDWEHGVTSLYREGIATYLSMLTANSGQNESIYFSYDDEGDEWLQFCKENHRKIAERFLEDAGQWSFDKEREWFRLSGGSYFGFNRLGYYLGTCFVQDYVKKRNKEAVITLWTSEDLESVISEWLREQVI